CCTGGTTTCTTAGTGTGATCCACCTCTGCAGCTTGCCATGCTCTCATTATCTTAGCTATGTAATCCCACTATCTCTATTGGTGGTCACGGGGCCTTGTCCACCACTACGTTCTTTTTTTTAATGATGTTTCAAAATCGGTAATAATCGAAGCTGGTCAAACACACCAGATTAGTACTCAGGTTTATCATTTCGgatggattaattaataattacaaATTAAGTAGAAATGATCGTGGTCAGAGGATGTCCTCCAGTGAGATGATAGGAAGGGATGTAGAAGTTATATATATGAAGATGGTTGGATTAATGTAAGCACAATGTACTAGTTTGGTTGATGGGAGTAGGAGGAAAAGTATGGCCAGTGAGAAATTGGAGGAACCTTTCTTATTTGGTTGAAGTTTCAAACAATAAAAATTGAGAagtgatatttttataaaaataaattttttatattttataaaaaatcatatgatataGATtgttagttttttcataaaaaaaaagggatcttttttattcaaaaatatccaaaatgacataaagattttttattaaagatataatagatattttatataatttttttagaaaaatagatgctcaattaaatataaaatattttgaaatatattatttttttatgattaatttaatatatcaaaattattttttaagatattatatGCTCAGATATCAACtcgtagaaaaaatattttaatgaaaaaattttctgcCTAGCAGTCAAAGAAGCTCTCAGATTGTTTGGAAATTGTGGCATGGCTTAATGCGTCCGGTGATTTTCGTCTACTGGTAGAGGAAACCCGATGAGACTAAAGTAGCTTCCCTGTAGGCCAGGGACTAGGCCCTgcaagttattattattattattttttgtagaAAGCCATACAAGCTCTTTAGAAGCTCGAAGCATGACTTCAAAGTGAAGTACCGtataccaaaagaaaaagaaaaagaaaaaaaaaaaaggaaaaaaggaggTGAAGTAGTGATCCAGGTGGACAAAATGGAACAAGGCTGATATGACGTTGGCGtgactggaaaaaaaaaaaaaaaacaatgcagCTCACAACACTGCAAGTAGAATGAACAGCCAAAAGCGGATAGAACAGAGATAATGATGGATTATGtagaaaaaaatgatgagaatccAGCGATGAAGAGGTTTGCAAAAAGATGCAGCTTTGTTCCCTCTAATGGTCTGGCTCATGTCCGATCTTTATGAGTTCAAGAATTAGCTGCTCATTAGTTCACCACCAGACTCAAATCCATGTTTTTCACAACTATGTTTTTCACAACTTACACCCTTTGGATTACTCTTCCATAAAAAAGATGTATTCACCTTGAGACTTCTTAGCCTCCTTTCATGCATACGTCAGTCATGTGATATCTTTCTCCGCATCAGATATCATTGCAGAATCAGGATAGTGTAGCTGAAAACAACATAATATGGTACCAGATGATGATGAATGCTCATCTTTACAAATTCATTTAGTGTGGGAGCACATCAACAGTGTCGGCCCACCATCTCTAGCAATTCTGCTTGTCAACAAGCAGCACTGTTCTCTAAATTTGTTCTTTATTGccaacaacgagatttctactaTAAAGCAATAATATAAGAATTTCAGGCACAATTACAAAACTCCCTAGTACAAGTTTTGCACACAATCGGATGCAGTGGGAAAGAAGGAACAATTTGATCGATGAAGTTATGCTTCGAGAATCAACATGCAAATAAAAGGAaattgatttgaaaaaaaaaatccttcattTGGTAGAgaaaattctttaatttttttaatatctcaaaagACTATCCTTTATAAACTATATATAGGATATGATTCCCTAATCCTAATTCGAGCATTATACCCGATATAGTAACATACTTGAAATAAGACTTGACAATAAAGAAAATGCTAGAGTTATTTTACCACTTGAAATAGGACTCGGCAATAAAGAAAATGCTAGAgttattctatcataaatatgcAAATTTGGCTAAAATTTGATATTGTCTCTtgtgaaaaaattataagaaaatctGTCGAAAACCTGATGTATAAGTTGATTCACTGCTGTTTGAGATTAGGCTAGTCCCCATTTGTTCTAATGGAAGAAAAAGTGTGTTTCTAGTTTCTGGGATGAGTGAGTGCTAAATTTTGGTGGCATAGTTGCTTGATCGAATCATTTGGCATGTGGGAACaattggggcatgcaaaaatcacAGATCCTTGAGGTTTACAAACTGGAATCGTCCTGTGATTCATGATTGGAGACTTTGATATGATTAGGTACAGAGGAAGGTCATGGGCTGGTTCACTGCCAAGTGGCGGTGGCAATGATGCAGGGGGGAGTGGTCgttgggagagggagaggagaaagaTGGGGTACAGACCTGAACATCCTAAACCTTACAAGACGAGGGCATTCTAGTTATAAAAACAGCTATACATTACAATCTAGTGCCAACTGACACAAATTCTTAATGCCTCGTTAGCAGTAAGATGGAAGGGTGACATTACAACAAATAGAAAGTTTCGAGATACATAATTGAAAATTTTTACAGAGGATGGGAGCAAAATGTCACCAGCCACAAATGCGGGGGTCATTATGTTTTTTTTTCCcctaaaattagatttgaaacatcCCCTGATTTTTTGCTTTTAATAAGTCACTTGGATAGTTTAAGTTTACATTTCCGAAACCATAACCAACACAGAAACTTTATCCAATTATTGAACGAGAGTTACATCATTTGTTTATCTACTTAAACAACCTAAAATAGTACACAATCATGGATAAATATAAAACCCCACGGATGAAACAACAAAACTATTCATGAAAGAAGATAAGTTAGTGTTAATGTTTGATTTGGCATCCAAACATCAACTACGAAGGGAGACATTATAAAGTCTTTGCACCACTATTTGACATAAgagaagcagcagcagcagctgctgtAGGAACAATACCCATTGAAACACCAGGCTTCGAGAGATGCAAGAGCCTGCAGCAGAGCAAAATCTTTATTAAGATATAATCATTCAAACAGCATATGATCGGCAGTGGCATGGCAGGATATACTTACGGAGCCAAATACTCGCAGAAAGAAGAAACAGCAGCAACAACCTCACTATAGTTCTCAGCTGCAGCTGGTGCCGTGATTTCAACCAGTTGTATGCCTGGAGTGACAGGAACAGCTTCATCGGTTGCATAAAGTTTAGGCATTTTATTGGCAGAAGTCACAGTAACAGTTATCTGGGCTCCTCTCTGGAAACGGAACACAAAACCCTCCTTTAAAAGTTCATGGTCTAACTTGTAACCAAGGGAATAAAAGAAGCGCAGAACGTTATGGCCCACTTTGCTTTCGACTATGGTTCGGACTAAAACCGAGATCTGCTCAGCACCAGCACCTCTCATTGCACCCCCAACATGCCGTACAGTCCTAGGTGATCAGAAGATATCAGTCATTCAGGTTAATTTGGAAAAAGTATGAGGAAGTAATGTTTATGAGGGGACTGTGAAAGATATACCAAGATGGTGTGGGCTGCGCTAAATCACACAAAAGACGGACCTCAGAAGGCACAACTCCTACAAAACAGAGAGACATCCTTATGTGAGCCTGAGCCATTGCCTACCAAATGAAAATGATAATGAATTCACAGCTGCAATATGCTCACCTAGGTTTGGTCCACTTTTTAAACACAGCTCATGTACCCTGACACGTTCTTTTGGAACACCACAAAGGCCCTGAAGAAGAATCTGCAGGGCCTCAACATGCTGTAAACGGACACCATTGTTATGCCTCATGTAATGGGAATTGTTCTTGTCcccaaaaaaaggaaagaaaggaaaaaaaaattgaattaataAAGGAAAATCTGGGTTTTCTATACTAGTGAGCTGTCTTGCTGCTGCTGTCTTTCCAACTTAAAACAGCAAATTTCTCAGAATTCAGGATTTCATGCATTTCGCATCAAATACTTTCCAAAGCTGAAGGTTAATATCTAAATGGAATGGTTAATGCTTGTTCAAAATATGGAGTTTTTACTTGCTTTGACCATGTAATGCAACTAAACAACATGTCTCCAAAAAGTCAATCCATGGCCAAAGCAAAAGCTATGAGAGCCCTTCAGGTAAAATGGTCCATGTCATATCCATCTTAACATGGTGTGTATGCCATATAAAAGTTTAAACAACAGATCTCTTACTGCAGATTACTCAATCATGTTTCATAACGATCTTTCCAGGAAACAAAGGATGCCCATCTTTCCctcaaaaagaaaaggggaaagaaggtgtttttttttttggggggggggggggtgtggttgTTGTTGCGGTGTGGAATTTTCGCACTAAATACAGATAATTAGCTTTAAACGATAAAACATAAAGAAAACATGGCATAGAATAACGACAAAGCAGAAGTAGCGACATGTAGACAATACCTGTGACTCAATAATCCCTTGCACCACACACTCCATTTACTTCTTGTTTCTCCTGTGATTCCTTTCCTTCTACAAACAAATCACACATCATTACTATTACAGTGGAAAAAATTAACTTCAAAGATGCGGCATCCTGTATGAAAAGTCAATAGAAAATTCTGCAGGTTAATAATGATTCAGATCTTAAGTTCTTCTGGTTTTCAATGTTTTCCATATAATGCACAAGACTTGATATGTGAAATATGCTTCAAGACTGGAATTAGGCTTTCCTGTTTGGAACAATCTGCCACAATCTTTCTCCATTCTAAAATTTTCCCCATTTTTACTTTAAAGTGCAAATAATCTAGGTGGATGCCAGGATCACACTTAACATAATTCCTACCAAAAAAGGTCACTCCAACAGCAGCCAAACTACAAAAATCCATCATCATCTTTAGGTAGATGGGTTAAACAGATTCCACCACTCAAATTCAGTGATCTCATCAAAGATGCTCTGTGAAGCTTCACTTTCCTGTTCTTTTCAAGTAATGAATTGCCATAGTCATTAGTCACAATTCCAGTCCATGCTCAAGCTTGCTCTTCAAATAATTTGACTATACGCAAGTTTCAGTCAAGTTCTTTGCCACCAATATTAGACATTTGCAAGAAAGCATCCGCTAAAGCTCAAGGTTACCCCTTTGAAACAAAGGGTGTTTTCGTCTCCCCATCATGCACATTTTCTAATCATCCTTTTGGTGCATATGTTGTCCAAAGGTACACTTGATCTTAGCTTACAATACATCTCTGCTGTAACATGAACCCACCTCATATTGTTTGTCTGAAATTTATCTTTCGCTTTAAATATTTGTAAAATCAAGTAGCACTTATCAATGTCTCCAtttgaaagagagagggagagagagagagagggtaccCACGACAAAAGGAGTAAAGGACAAGAAAAGAGAGAATGCAAATATGATTGCAGTCCTAGCCGCTGAGGCATTTCGTCAAACATTTGGCAGTAGATAACAAGAGGAGGTAGCCCATGAAATGATACGATTAGGTTATGTGCGGATATACCCTAGTGATGCTTAAATCCAATGACAGTATATAAATCCGGCACCGCTTTCATAAAAGAAGGCAAAACCCACTAAATTTTCAGGGGCCAAAAGAGTTCACCTTTTTGAGGCGGAGAAGAAACGAGGCTTCCAGCCACGACACAGCTCGTTTCTAAGAGCCCTCCTGCTCCCCGACTGTTATTATGGTGACTCATGGTCCAATCACGTGCGACCCAGGAACATTTTAACTATCGTTCACCACTCGTTTGTCCGGGTTGCCCATGACCAAAAGACCCCTCCCCTTTCACTTCATTTCAGTGAGAGATCAGAGAATCAATCCATTACGCCCCTCCGCCCCGACCTCCCATGGCTTCCTTCCACTCCAGTCTCGAAACCCAAGTCCGATTCATCCACGGCCGCTCCGATCTGACCTCCGCCGGCGTCCGCCATGGCCTCCATCCAGCCCGTGGGGGCACCTCCCTTGCCGGCCGTGTCCTTAGCCCGATCCTCGACAAGATCTTCAATAACGCCGCCTGGCGGAAGCACTCCAACCTCGTCTCCGCCTGCAAAGCCGCCTTTTACCGCCTCGACG
The DNA window shown above is from Elaeis guineensis isolate ETL-2024a chromosome 8, EG11, whole genome shotgun sequence and carries:
- the LOC105050465 gene encoding mediator of RNA polymerase II transcription subunit 18 isoform X2 gives rise to the protein MECVVQGIIESQHVEALQILLQGLCGVPKERVRVHELCLKSGPNLGVVPSEVRLLCDLAQPTPSWTVRHVGGAMRGAGAEQISVLVRTIVESKVGHNVLRFFYSLGYKLDHELLKEGFVFRFQRGAQITVTVTSANKMPKLYATDEAVPVTPGIQLVEITAPAAAENYSEVVAAVSSFCEYLAPLLHLSKPGVSMGIVPTAAAAAASLMSNSGAKTL
- the LOC105050465 gene encoding mediator of RNA polymerase II transcription subunit 18 isoform X1; amino-acid sequence: MECVVQGIIESQNNSHYMRHNNGVRLQHVEALQILLQGLCGVPKERVRVHELCLKSGPNLGVVPSEVRLLCDLAQPTPSWTVRHVGGAMRGAGAEQISVLVRTIVESKVGHNVLRFFYSLGYKLDHELLKEGFVFRFQRGAQITVTVTSANKMPKLYATDEAVPVTPGIQLVEITAPAAAENYSEVVAAVSSFCEYLAPLLHLSKPGVSMGIVPTAAAAAASLMSNSGAKTL
- the LOC105050465 gene encoding mediator of RNA polymerase II transcription subunit 18 isoform X3, which produces MECVVQGIIESQNNSHYMRHNNGVRLQHVEALQILLQGLCGVPKERVRVHELCLKSGPNLGVVPSEVRLLCDLAQPTPSWTVRHVGGAMRGAGAEQISVLVRTIVESKRGAQITVTVTSANKMPKLYATDEAVPVTPGIQLVEITAPAAAENYSEVVAAVSSFCEYLAPLLHLSKPGVSMGIVPTAAAAAASLMSNSGAKTL